The following proteins are co-located in the Vigna angularis cultivar LongXiaoDou No.4 chromosome 2, ASM1680809v1, whole genome shotgun sequence genome:
- the LOC108329114 gene encoding protein ARABIDILLO 1, whose amino-acid sequence MNRRVRRKVARKSKGNVVQSSSPEVQEEVLHLEPQGVVDWNCLPDDTVIQLLSCLSYRDRASLSSTCKTWRSLGSSPCLWTSLDLRSHRFDADMASSLAPRCVHLQKLRFRGEESANAIIHLRAKNLRELSGDYCRKISDATLSVIVARHESLESLQLGPDFCERISSDAIKAIAHCCPNLSKIRLSGIRDVNGDAINVLAKHCPKLTDIGFIDCLNVDEVALGNVLSVRFLSVAGTSSMKWGVVSHLWHKLPNLIGLDVSRTDIGPSAVFRLLSLTQNLRVLIALNCPILEEDTSFSASKYKNKLLVSLRTDIFKGLASLFFDNTKRGKNVFLDWRTSKNNDKDLNEIIPWLEWMLSHTLLRSAESPQQGLDNFWVEQGGALLLSLMQSSQEDVQERAATGLATFVVIDDENASIDCGRAEAVMRDGGIRLLLGLAKSWREGLQSEAAKAIANLSVNANVAKAVAEEGGIEILAGLARSMNKLVAEEAAGGLWNLSVGEEHKGAIAEAGGIQALVDLIFKWSSSGDGVLERAAGALANLAADDKCSTEVALAGGVHALVMLARKCKFEGVQEQAARALANLAAHGDSNSNNAAVGQEAGALEALVQLTRSPHEGVRQEAAGALWNLSFDDRNREAIAASGGVQALVALAQACANASPGLQERAAGALWGLSVSETNSVAIGREGGVAPLIALARSEAEDVHETAAGALWNLAFNASNALRIVEEGGVSALVDLCSSSVSKMARFMAALALAYMFDGRMDEYALIGTPSESTSKSVSLDGARRMALKHIEAFVLMFSDPQAFAAAAASSAPAALAQVTEGARIQEAGHLRCSGAEIGRFITMLRNQSSILKACAAFALLQFTIPGGRHAMHHASLMQSLGASRVLRGAAAAASAPLEAKIFARIVLRNLEYHQIEHTV is encoded by the exons ATGAATCGTAGAGTGAGGAGGAAAGTGGCAAGGAAAAGTAAAGGGAATGTGGTGCAATCTAGTTCCCCTGAAGTTCAGGAGGAGGTTTTGCATTTGGAACCCCAAGGAGTTGTTGATTGGAACTGCTTGCCTGATGACACAGTAATTCAGCTGTTGTCATGTCTGAGTTACCGAGATCGAGCTAGCTTGTCGTCAACTTGTAAAACATGGAGGTCTCTTGGTAGCTCCCCGTGTCTGTGGACTTCTCTGGATCTTCGTTCGCACAGGTTTGATGCTGACATGGCTTCATCACTTGCTCCCAGGTGTGTGCATCTACAGAAGCTCAGGTTTCGGGGGGAGGAATCTGCTAATGCAATAATTCATCTTCGAGCTAAGAACTTGCGTGAATTGAGCGGTGACTATTGCAGGAAGATTAGTGATGCAACTCTTTCAGTGATTGTAGCTCGGCATGAGTCACTTGAGAGCCTTCAGCTTGGACCAGATTTTTGTGAGAGAATAAGTAGTGATGCTATTAAAGCAATAGCTCATTGCTGTCCTAACTTGAGTAAAATCAGACTCTCGGGTATCAGGGATGTAAATGGTGATGCTATTAATGTTTTGGCTAAGCATTGTCCAAAGTTGACTGATATTGGTTTCATTGACTGTCTGAATGTTGACGAGGTTGCCCTGGGAAATGTGTTATCAGTTCGTTTCCTTTCTGTGGCGGGGACTTCAAGTATGAAGTGGGGTGTGGTTTCCCATCTTTGGCATAAACTTCCTAACCTGATTGGGTTAGATGTTTCAAGAACTGATATTGGACCATCCGCTGTTTTCAGACTGTTATCCTTAACACAGAATTTGAGGGTTTTGATTGCTCTGAATTGTCCTATCCTCGAAGAGGACACTAGCTTTTCTGctagtaaatataaaaacaagttattAGTTTCCCTTCGTACTGATATTTTTAAAGGTCTggcttctttattttttgataatacaaagagaggaaaaaatgtgtttttggaCTGGAGGACCTCAAAGAATAATGATAAGGATCTTAATGAAATTATACCCTGGCTTGAGTGGATGCTGTCTCACACACTTTTGCGTTCTGCTGAGAGTCCTCAGCAGGGTCTTGATAATTTCTGGGTTGAACAAGGTGGAGCACTTTTGCTTAGTCTAATGCAGAGTTCTCAGGAGGATGTTCAAGAGAGGGCAGCCACAGGACTTGCAACTTTTGTTGTAATTGATGACGAAAATGCTAGCATAGATTGTGGAAGGGCTGAAGCAGTTATGCGAGATGGAGGCATACGCCTCCTACTTGGCCTGGCAAAGTCTTGGAGGGAAGGGCTTCAATCTGAGGCGGCCAAG GCCATTGCAAATTTGTCTGTCAATGCCAATGTGGCCAAAGCTGTTGCAGAAGAAGGTGGGATTGAGATTCTTGCTGGTTTGGCTAGGTCTATGAACAAGCTGGTGGCTGAAGAGGCTGCCGGAGGATTATGGAATCTCTCTGTTGGAGAAGAGCACAAG GGTGCTATTGCTGAAGCCGGTGGAATACAAGCTTTAGTGGATCTTATCTTCAAGTGGTCCTCTAGTGGAGATGGAGTTTTA gAACGGGCGGCTGGTGCATTGGCTAATTTGGCAGCCGATGACAAGTGTAGTACAGAGGTTGCACTGGCAGGAGGTGTGCATGCTCTGGTGATGCTTGCACGTAAGTGCAAATTTGAGGGAGTGCAAGAGCAG GCTGCTCGTGCATTGGCTAACTTAGCTGCTCATGGAGATAGTAACAGTAACAATGCTGCCGTTGGACAAGAAGCAGGTGCTCTTGAGGCTCTTGTTCAACTTACTCGTTCTCCCCACGAGGGCGTTAG GCAAGAGGCTGCAGGTGCACTTTGGAATTTGTCATTTGACGATAGAAATCGAGAAGCCATTGCCGCATCTGGTGGAGTTCAGGCCTTG GTTGCTCTTGCCCAAGCTTGTGCTAATGCCTCCCCTGGACTTCAAGAGAGGGCTGCTGGAGCTCTATGGGGATTATCAGTCTCGGAAACTAATAG TGTTGCCATTGGACGAGAAGGAGGTGTTGCACCTCTGATTGCACTTGCACGCTCTGAAGCAGAG GATGTTCATGAAACTGCTGCAGGGGCACTATGGAATCTTGCTTTCAATGCTAGTAATGCTCTACGAATAGTAGAGGAAGGTGGAGTATCTGCGCTTGTTGATCTCTGTTCTTCATCAGTATCAAAAATGGCACGCTTCATGGCTGCTTTGGCATTGGCTTACATGTTTGACGGGAg AATGGATGAATATGCTTTAATAGGCACTCCATCTGAAAGTACTTCTAAGAGTGTGAGCTTGGATGGAGCTAGAAGGATGGCTTTGAAACACATTGAAGCTTTTGTTCTAATGTTCTCTGATCCACAAGCATTTGCGGCTGCTGCTGCGTCATCTGCTCCTGCTGCATTAGCACAGGTTACTGAAGGTGCACGTATTCAAGAAGCGGGACATCTAAGATGCAG TGGTGCTGAAATTGGAAGATTCATCACTATGCTACGAAATCAATCATCTATACTCAAGGCTTGTGCAGCATTTGCTCTTCTCCAG TTTACAATTCCTGGTGGACGACATGCCATGCACCATGCTAGCCTCATGCAGAGCTTGGGAGCATCCCGAGTTCTGCGTGGTGCGGCTGCAGCAGCATCCGCTCCACTTGAAGCAAAAATCTTTGCCCGAATTGTTCTTCGCAATCTTGAGTATCACCAGATAGAGCATACAGTGTAG
- the LOC108328866 gene encoding V-type proton ATPase subunit G 1 produces MDPFKGQGGIQMLLTAEQEAQHIISNARNLRTQRLKQAKEEAEKEAAQYRSHMEDEYQNSISETTGTSGSNVKRLEEETEAKIKHLKKSTSDVSSKVVEMLLKCVTNIKI; encoded by the exons ATGGATCCCTTCAAAGGACAAGGAGGCATTCAGATGCTGCTAACCGCTGAACAAGAAGCACAACACATTATTTCTAATGCAAGAAATT TAAGAACCCAAAGGTTGAAGCAGGCAAAGGAAGAGGCTGAGAAAGAGGCTGCACAATACAGATCTCACATGGAAGATGAGtatcaaaattcaatttcagaG ACCACAGGGACTTCTGGATCTAATGTGAAAAGGCTTGAGGAGGAGACAGAGGCTAAGATTAAACATTTAAAGAAATCAACTTCAGATGTCTCATCAAAAGTGGTTGAAATGCTGCTCAAGTGTGTcacaaatatcaaaatataa
- the LOC108327757 gene encoding uncharacterized protein LOC108327757, which translates to MSTCNARPEEDALKMENGKVPFSAFSESKEQKVIQQPRSSCQIIENIPKSGASEEDVQVNIVGSGSGTFGGKAVEDACDEATDSECSSSSSFGDTDSGTEDASCSAFTNTEIESLPICDGDQSKTSLSRKNKARTWHWRSFIHPVKWRCKWLELQVKKLNTLALKYDKELAAYDHRKQLEFSKFTIDDLNVKSVPIYDGTGRNKVMKRKKRNKTEEHNLSSYISKHSIFSYYENKNQGTCVEDSCGDTLNFTEEFKFNDTLSTADLEDNDKTIIDVIKRIEELQSHVGKLKTRIDNVVRENPGKLCSVTQLGMTGPSDGLHHSGHNSSSLICNDNTFPVRFVRASSPYKSELNKEDLFLNQNTLPTRAMTTPFIETTNMPQHEFLPDNTEYGILIQNQAAKEELHDFESGRNQFMEKTKESVEEHKSMSPENAVSALQVGSASNSNLRRSKRRGRRKIGSKGWKRR; encoded by the exons ATGAGTACTTGCAATGCGAGGCCAGAAGAAGATGCTCTGAAAATGGAGAATGGAAAAGTTCCTTTCTCGGCATTTTCAGAATCAAAAGAGCAAAAGGTGATTCAGCAGCCTCGTTCTAGCTGCCAGATCATTGAGAATATTCCTAAGTCCGGTGCAAGCGAGGAGGATGTGCAGGTTAATATAGTTGGGAGTGGAAGCGGAACTTTTGGTGGCAAGGCAGTGGAAGATGCTTGTGACGAAGCCACTGATTCTGAATGTTCCAGTTCCAGTTCTTTTGGTGATACAGATTCTGGTACAGAGGATGCCTCGTGCTCGGCGTTCACCAACACGGAAATAGAATCGCTGCCAATATGTGATGGTGATCAAAGTAAGACTTCTTTATCTAG AAAGAACAAAGCGAGAACGTGGCATTGGAGGAGCTTCATTCACCCTGTTAAGTGGCGCTGTAAGTGGCTAGAATTGCAAGTGAAGAAACTTAACACTCTGGCACTGAAATATGATAAAGAGCTTGCAGCATATGATCATAGAAAGCAGCTCGAGTTTTCAAAGTTCACTATTGATGATCTTAATGTGAAGTCAGTACCTATATACGATGGCACTGGCAGAAATAAAGttatgaagagaaagaaaaggaacaaaaCTGAAGAACATAATTTATCATCATACATCTCTAAGCACAGTATATTCTCTTACTATG AGAACAAAAACCAGGGCACTTGTGTGGAAGATTCTTGTGGTGATACCTTGA ATTTTACTGAGGAGTTCAAGTTTAATGATACATTGTCTACTGCTGATCTGGAAGATAATGATAAAACTATCATTGATGTCATTAAAAGGATTGAAGAGCTACAGTCACATGTTGGGAAATTGAAAACTCGAATTGATAATGTTGTTAGAGAAAATCCAGGAAAATTATGTTCTGTAACTCAGTTGGGCATGACTGGACCATCTGATGGACTTCATCATTCTGGTCATAATTCTAGTTCTTTAATTTGTAATGACAACACATTTCCTGTTAGATTTGTTCGTGCTTCATCACCGTATAAATCTGAGTTAAACAAAGAAGATCTATTTTTGAATCAAAATACATTACCAACCCGGGCCATGACAACTCCCTTTATTGAAACCACCAATATGCCCCAGCATGAGTTTCTCCCGGATAAT ACCGAGTATGGAATTCTTATACAAAATCAGGCAGCTAAAGAAGAGTTGCATGATTTTGAGAGTGGTAGAAATCAATTTATGGAGAAAACCAAGGAATCGGTTGAAGAGCATAAATCCATGTCCCCTGAGAATGCGGTCTCTGCTTTGCAAGTTGGTTCTGCATCGAACTCAAATCTTCGCAGGAGCAAAAGGAGGGGCAGAAGGAAAATTGGTTCAAAGGGTTGGAAGCGGAGATAG